A region from the bacterium genome encodes:
- a CDS encoding class I SAM-dependent methyltransferase: MPESHTCPLCTNHALPIFRKGEFSILECGRCEHRFADFAAPSSHVSSVYDDDYFTGGGVGYPDYLSERRSLTRRGKRYARLMKSLGPPGSVLDVGAAAGFILDGFRANGWTAKGIEPNRRMAQFAVSELGLDVQAASLESFETNERYDLVCAIQVLGHFVDPHTAAGHLSRLTRAKGYCLIESWDRKSLSARMFGSGWHEYSPPSVLHYYHHDGLVKLMADHDLTLVRWGRMPKWIEAGHAKSLLRLKLGELPGGSSLARLADVIPEGLSLPYPGDDLKWWAFRKIES, translated from the coding sequence ATGCCCGAGTCTCACACCTGCCCACTCTGCACGAACCACGCCCTGCCCATTTTTCGCAAGGGAGAATTTTCGATTCTCGAGTGCGGTCGTTGTGAGCATCGCTTTGCGGATTTCGCTGCCCCATCGAGCCACGTCTCGTCCGTGTACGACGATGACTACTTCACGGGTGGTGGCGTGGGTTATCCCGACTATCTGAGCGAACGACGCTCCCTGACCCGTCGGGGCAAACGCTATGCGCGATTGATGAAATCACTGGGGCCACCGGGGAGTGTCCTCGACGTCGGCGCCGCCGCGGGCTTCATCCTCGACGGCTTTCGCGCCAACGGATGGACGGCGAAGGGAATCGAGCCTAATCGCAGGATGGCGCAGTTTGCTGTGAGCGAACTCGGACTCGACGTGCAAGCCGCGAGTCTGGAATCCTTCGAAACAAACGAGCGCTACGACCTCGTCTGCGCAATCCAGGTTCTCGGACACTTCGTCGACCCGCACACAGCGGCGGGCCACCTGTCTCGCCTGACGCGCGCGAAAGGCTACTGCCTGATCGAGTCCTGGGATCGCAAGAGCCTGTCCGCGCGGATGTTCGGCTCGGGCTGGCACGAGTACAGCCCCCCGAGCGTTCTCCACTACTACCATCACGACGGACTGGTGAAGCTGATGGCCGATCACGACCTGACCCTGGTGCGCTGGGGCCGAATGCCCAAGTGGATCGAAGCGGGCCATGCCAAATCGCTTCTGCGTCTCAAGCTGGGAGAACTGCCCGGTGGATCGAGCCTCGCCCGTCTCGCCGATGTGATCCCGGAAGGACTGAGCCTCCCCTACCCCGGGGACGATCTGAAGTGGTGGGCGTTTCGCAAGATCGAGTCTTGA